The Pomacea canaliculata isolate SZHN2017 linkage group LG14, ASM307304v1, whole genome shotgun sequence genomic sequence CAAAACAAAGTGGTTAAAAGGATGCTACGGGTTGGGGGGTCAAATGActtaagacttttttaaaacaatttttttaaactctggcAAACCAATTCTTGGTATGCAGATATTAGGTGGCAAAAGTCTACaagaatgaaattttaaaaaaaaaacccacatgaaAAGCAAACTCACCAGCTTACGCTGAgcttcttcaatttttttgttgttttcttccatGATAGCCTCAAGTTCTTGGCGTTTCTTTCGTTCCTCTTCCTGTAGAGAAATAAAGAGCAGGTAATTACAAGCCAAAGACACAACTACAATTGGTTGTTTATGAAATCAACACAGTAACCTAAACATCAACTGTCTGACTCTTAAATGTCTTATTACACCAAAGCAGACAGCATATAGTGATAATGTCTTCAAAGCACGTGGTAAGCACTAACTCATAATTACACGTCTAGCCACTTATTCAAAAAAGTTATTTAGGAGGAAAGAAAAGGTGAGAAACTACATCAATTCTGGGAGCTTAAAAAAACCacaagtattttgtttgtttaacaaCTGACACTTGTTTCCAACAGACATACCGCTTAAAAtgctttggggaaaaaaacaaaacaaaaacaacatttatATATGTGAAAGTGACAAACACATGAgaagggggaagggagagaacccAAACAAGCTGAAAATGTACAAACTGCAATGTGAACAAAAGATGATGACATTGAAAAGTGCAATAAGTAACAAACCTGCCcagatacaaacacacaaacatatatatatgcttcCAACAGTCATCTACATTGACCTGAAAAGTAACTTTCACAAAATTAATCATGGCTGTTCATTTATAAAGACTGCTAATTCAGAGTACCTgtcaacaacaattaaaaaaaaaaatcatggcacctgcaaagaacatttatttgttatcagGACAAACGGGGAAAGCAATGCAAACAAGTGTCTAGGTACAAGATGGTAAATGGCATGTGGCAAAAAAATGTTACTATACCTCCTGTGGCATCTTCAGGATTACATACCGTATACTGCGGTTAACATGGCACTTGCTAGGCGCTCCTGCTGCaaaccttttcttctttcccgcTCTTTGCACACATCCCCACATCCACACTCAACTGGGACAAACACTAGTTCCCATACATGTTTTCTACAGTCTTCTACGAGAGAACTGATTCTTGAGATTTCATAAGCCTGTGTGTGATTCTTGCATGCGCTTTTCTATCACTAAGAATGGTGGATGCCATCTTCTAAGCCAACAATGAGTTTTTTCAGACCCACTTTAGATGCCCTTCCAAATAAACTGGGTACACATGGCACAAATGAAGAGAATGGGTACTTGCTGTTATCGTTTTTTGCATCCTTGGTATTATCTCCTGACCTGTGACTCACTGCAAAATCCTTTACAATGCCAATACCtacaacaaattttacacaaaaatgatCATAGCTGCACTTGAAcgaaaagtgtttttattccCCCAGTTTATTCAagcttttttcctcttttttgatctttatttgtgttgatttgttagtttttgctgcaaataaaaggcatttgaaaaaaagcaacCATTGTCACAGGAACAAGAGGGGGGACAACTGCCGGCATTTTCTACCTACCACATCTGGTTTCTTTTAAGTTCTGGGATTGTTGATTAAGTAAACTCTACAGTTAAGGGTTGATTTCtacatgtgttttttgtgcttttccaAACCAAAGTGAAGCATAGAGATTTCCCATGAGTAGGAGAACCAGTAAAAGTCTGTAAAGGACTGGTGTAGAAATGTACCTATATCaccctttatttttaaactgccAATGGCTCCAGCACCGGAGGGGATTGGAAATTGATATCAATCgtaaaaaaatcaataaaccACATCTTCTGTGGAGTgggtctttttttaatgttcctcTCTTTTTAAGTGTTAGAATGCCATCCATCCATATCACTAAACAGCTAATCAGAGCGAGAAGAAAGGACAAGGAGGTTATGAATAAACAGTCACCTCtcttaaatataaaagcaaTATTCTTTTAGACCAGATTAAAGCCTCAAACTTCTCCAGAAGAGAAAAATTTCCATGGCTTAGTAAGTAAAAATTTGCTGTGACTAGATGAGATCTATAGGTAAGCTTTCCTACACCCCAACATGGAGTAGAAACAGATATAGTTCTACATGATCACACTGCCATGTGAGTAAAGCAAGGACAGCTTTAACTCTCCTggttaaatcattaaaaaaaaaaaaaaaaatccagtccATGTGCAATCATACAATCCCACGCTTCCCTGGTAGTCTCACTTGACAGAAAGGGCAAACAGAGATGTTGCCATAAGAACTGAACCTATCTGGAACCCTCTGAAAACCAACTTCTTTCCAGCCCCTTTTTGTGGTGGCAAGATTGGAAGTGAGACATGCCAGCGCGTCCCCCAGTGAAATGAAAGGGATGAGTTTACCTCCTTGCGCTTTTGAGCTTCAAGCTCTGCCTGCCGCTGCGACTCTAGTTCATTGAGCATCTGAAGTTCCATGATGTGCTTGGCCTCTTCAACTCGCCGCAAGACCTCAGCCTCTATCTCTTCCTTTCGCTTCTCCAGTTCTTCCTCAACACGCTTCGCCACCAACTCCTCAACACGCCGGGCAACCTCCTCCTCAATCATCTTCTCTTCCAGCTCCTTCTGTCGCCTGAACGAAATAGCAACAAAAGTTTGTCACTTTCTCAATCAAACTCATCACTAATTATCTTTTCAACTCACCTGTTTCATAAATATTATTCAATTCTGTTAACACCTATTTTATCATTAtcttcaggtttttttccttAGTCTGTTGTCTTTGATGACTTGTATTCAGTTGTCTGATgctcaatttttgtttactatctAGTTTTCATGATCAACTTTTCTAGCTTTTTCCCCTTAAAGCTCTTCTCAGTAATGCTATCCACTTATATCATGTGTTTCTACACTATACAAACCTTAacactagttttattttttattattaatattaaaagttTGATCCGTAATGACTGAAAGCTCTGAAAATGACCATGATGCCCGATTCCTATACAAAATCCTCATTTTAAGACTTATGAAAACTGAAACAAGTATGTAatctgtgtatatatctatGCAGATCTGTGAAAAATCATACTGCAGTAGAGGGTGCAGGTATGAATGGAAATATTattacaccaccaccagcaaaaAGGTAAATCAGattgtaataaacaaaacaatgattGTTATCACAGTATAAACCTTTTTACTGCATAAACTTCTCTTTCTATTctcaattttgaaaatatcttaCATGCCTACATACCAACTGTGTACAAAAGTAATGTTAATTAAGAGAGTAATCCTGCCACTTTCTTAAGAAAAGTTATAGGATCTATAATAGACAAAAATGTACAAGCGAGAAAAGAGGACTCACAAAAGACGTTGTCTTTCCATTTCtgccttcttttcttcttcttctctcctctTAGCTCGCAAGATAAGGTCATCATCACTACTTGAACTACTTGATGAAAATGAACGTTTCCTGAAtaggtgagaaaatgaaaacttaGAAATTACCTGCATCACTTTGAAAAACGTGTTAATTTTACAGGCAGGAGCTTTCATTGCTAAATAAATCAACACTATAAGCTGTTATTAGCAACAAATTGTATGGCCAGGCTTCAACTGAACACTGATGTAACTAAGCTGAAACCGTGAAatcaacaataattattttccctgatacaaaaactacaaaatatcaACTACATAGTATACTGATGGAAAGAAGCAATCCAAAAAGCAGTGTCAAAATACGATCACATGAAGATTACAGAAAAATTCTCTTTCAAAGATATGTAATCAAAATATATGAAACCcttgtatttaatattaataataattgcaataaactaaagaataaaaCCACTGTAACATACCGACTGCCCTTCTTCACATCACGCGATCTCGATCGTATACGACTTCCTCTGTCCCGCCGATTTCTATCTCTTGATATTGAACGTGATTTTGACCTTACAATCTTCTTACGTTTtgatttgtgtctgtgtctgctTGAAGATCTGCTTCTGCTTCTAGATCTCCCCATGTTCGAAATCCAGAGCGCAAATTTAATATGTCAAGACACTAACAGAATACGTCTCCTTCTTACAAATGGCGACTCTGCGTATGCATAGCGTGTATGtttgtcagaaatattttatcaattcaATTAGACCTTGCTACTTTTCAAGGTGAAATATagaatataatataaaaatattattaaatatatggcaagtacagaaaacaaaagctgcTTTGACATATGCCTAAACCATactaaagaaatttatttagagGCTTTTAAGTAGAGGTCAAGGTTATTGAGAGCCCACCTCTTAtgcaaaaaacaagaaaaggtcctcttcaaaaaaaaaaaacacttctagGGAGCGGATGGTGataggaaataaatgtttaaatctgGACTGTTTCTAACTTACTACTTACTTCTAACTGGAAAGTTTGATGTAATAGCATTtacaaattgtgtgtgtgtgttcttgcttGATTGATGGCGATTTGCAACAAGATGTCTTGACGTATATCTCGATATATCATTCGTGCTCATATGATCCGGCAACATTCACAAATACTGAATTAATTGAATATTCATTCAGGGTAGCCGGACTGACTTAATTACCACAAATGGCTATAGAACAATAAACTCTAAATTAAAAGCAATCCGTTCCTCTCATCATATTCGATGTTGCTAGTGAAGATCGAGGAAGAAAGCTCGATCCAAGGAAAACTTGATTGTATAGCTGTGATCACTAGATAAgcaatcttatttttatttcacccCGTGCCATTCCCTCATCCATCTCACGACATTGCTCCTTATGTCGCTCTTTAATTGCCAGTTCTTGGAAGCTGCTAAGAGCTTGCCTTTCGATCTTAATTATTTGTTAAGGCGCTCATTtggttatatatatagaagATCATTATGATCCAGGGTTTCTTCGTCTTCTGCCTCCTTAGTACCTCTCTTATCGGTTGTGGACAGTAGCGCCTTGCGTCTGTGATGTTCCCAGCAAGACAGTCGAACATGCTGAGGGCAGGAAACTTTTCCTCTAATTTGAACTTCAGATCGAGATTTCCGCAACGCTTATAATTGGGTCTTGCGGCGTTTTCCAAGTCAATACAAATTCAGGGGTTGGATGTGTGGCGTCAGATTCGGGCTTGTCAAGACAGGCTATGATGTGGCACAGACCTTAAATAACCTGGAAGCtgagtttttttaaaggtctcagtgaagggaaaaacttcgggagcCCTCGGAAGTGTTAAACTAGAAGTAGGTTACATTAGTAAAGATTGCGAGCACCGTCTCCGTAGCGTAGGGGTTGTCTTGctaaaagaaaccaaaaacaaaccgattaaaataaaaaatttcagtaagggagtaaacattgatttcttctttctttttcagtgcggatcaggtagcaaacaaaacactgaagaatgggagataacaagcgaaacctttttttaatgtgtcttacgtccctttgctTAGTTTCTCCTCTGTCAGTTTGaacagagatctgtagggactggtttgaatgagttgtttagtgtggcgTCTATGCACATGgtcaaaatgctcaggttattaCCTTGAGTATTATTTTGATAGCTTAACCAAGCaatgaacaacattttaattcaggtggACATTTGAAAACGTTATCAAAGAGGctggtataaactttacaccaacatttgtttgattgttttatggttaattgctgtttatttgtttgtgctgagcgcattgagatcacctccacacaaattatttgtttaacaaatctgattattaataattaaggaagagaaagacagagatataggtgacaacagcaagaaataaactttcaagCTTTACAACAATGAGACAATTGGAGCCTAAAACCACCAAGACATACACCAGAGACAggctgtattttggaatgacaaaaCGCTTTTTATCTTGTAGAGATACTAAAATTAACAAGCCGTAGACAAGTGACTACACCTATTGGCAGCATGTAACAACAGGTTgaaagacatcaatgacagaAACTCGAAATCTTCATGTAACTGATGCGTGAATGTATTTGGAATGAAgtcgggtggtagtggtggtgtctgGGTAACAATTGTGTGTATCACTAAATTAAAATGGATTGAAAAGTCTTGGTTTACGAAAGATTTGTTAGAAAAAGTCGCATTCAATTACTGCTATTTccagcaaattattattattaatattacttgAAGATACACGATCAAGTCCGCATGCCTAAACAGTCTTTTGGATGTCGCTCGGGAGTTGACGTCTGACGacgaaacatttttatttgacacaagattacagttcatgtcttggaaaataaaggacctgtgaaccaatccgatttcgcttttgttttccattgaaagaaaattattatgctgTGAGATCCTCATAAAGATGTCAGCgaaacgaaaatcttttaatgtctattaAACTCGTTCGTCTGTCTCCCGAttctgtctatttattctttttgttttgtgtgtgtgtgtgcattacaactaagaacctgggttgtcggtaacggttatcccacacactgtcactgctaataaccgacacgatatcaaaaatataaattattttaattaaagacatcgttgtatctggtgtaaacgttACTTCAcctttcaacagaaaagcgcCAGAACGTAGACGAAagactaggaggaataaatgaacggaaaaagtcaacgtgtgcatgcttccttttccaatgtgatttacttgtaaacaaaagtttcctcaggatgcatttataaagataataaaaattcagacaaattaaaataaacaatctaaaacagtgagagactaacatttttttctgttttaatatatttaattttttatatctgtattttggaatgacaacatacattaaacgcttttcatcttgcagggatactaacaagtgtgctcacatacaaaaataaacaaaagagtaaaaaagtaaactaagcAACGAACTAAGTAACGAACAAGTGTGTAGTAGAGGGCGATGGGGCAAGGTTGACCTGTTGTTCATGGAAAGCGCGGGCCACGGGTTTAGAACACCCCACGTGCGGATCGGGCAGTGCTCACACCTGGTCTAGTGTGACTCAGGTGGGTATTTAACCGACTTTGTGGGTTTGGTTCACCGActcgctgctgttgctgctgatgttcaCGGAGCCGCTGCTGCTGTTTTGGGGGATTGCTACCTCAGTGAACTGCTGCTTCAGTTTGCTGAAGGTTCCACGCCGTCCtgctgctgtgtgcggggaACAAGCGCCGAGCTGAAGAAATGTTGCCagagaaacaacaacaggagCAGCGCAGCGAGGGGAGGATCCGTGTGCACCGCACCGTTACCTCCGGGGGACCTCTGACGCAGCGCATACCAGTGAGCTATCGAGGACACCGACGAGTTTTCACTGATGTCAGCAAAACATAAAGTAAGACTTTCCTTTTAAGTTCCACTCATAGAGGGGAGGGGTGTCGTACCCCCATTATTAATCTCCACCTTCATCTATCGAGTGTAAGactattatttttgtggtgttGCTTAGCACCAATGAGCACGTGGACTTTCTTGTGTATTAGAAAAGTGCTCTACGGAACTTATAATTATAATGTctagaaatttaaatattttggtagCCATTGTCGAATTAAGTTTTCAGTTTAAGAAACTGCTGTGTGCGGTCTTAGTTTCTTCATTAATTTTGGGTGTGTGCTattgtgtgcgagtgtgtgtaccgcgtgagaataaaagaaaaaaaaaagtgtctaaTTCGTGAATCCCTTGCAGGAGCATaactgatgtcacgtgacactagtgacgacagctcacctccaggtttttcgctcagtgaacagtgtgtgacattctcAAAGCAGCCGCCGAGACAGTTGGTCCTACCTAGGTagctgtacaggtgtgaatacacACAGGGGAATCTGTGCACTTAGTTCCTCGcccagtcaaggtaaacaaatatgtttgtatattgtcctgaattataaattttgatttcacggcaaaagtattgttgaattgtttcatgagaaaaaatcttaacgttcaataagaaatcacgtgatgagcttaactcagggagactaatagtagcagtgaatggtagtctcattagtcattaagttgcaggaactcatgtggaggaacagttactgaggacccgctgaaacggatccctaactacaggagggcctgagaacCTTTgtcctacaccggacccaccctGGGGTGACTGTCAAGCGAGGGAGGAGTGGGCAGCTCGACTTTATCAtggtagccctggagtttcttcccttgtgggtCGTCGAGGAATCGAACATCCTGTCAACGTTTCCACTTATGTCCAGACCAAggagtctggaagtgtctaccagcatttgtgtttccatggagatatgtgcagtggtgtgttagtgtagttgctagtgtgacagctcacctgcctggcagtgataGGGGTGGGAgaagagcattcctggcgctgagctTCGAGAGAGCATCCTACATCGGGACTGCAGATGATGGGAATTGTAAGTGTTATCTTCGACTTActctaattttttaatttttcaactttttaatttgatCAATTTGatcggacatagttccatgacGATATCCCGTTCTTCtaatcagcaagtagacagacttgaggacaaatataagaaactttacatttgtgGCGAGGAGCTAAGAATAGCGAGATGATATAGTTAGCTTTTGAGTTTTTTCTGTGTgagaattatttggtgtttgaccGTGTATTGGGGCAGAGGACTTGTGTTGTTGTGATGTGACCTgaaccagcttaaaaaaaacgTTTGCCATctaccatcatctatctgctatcatctatctgccatcatctgccatcatctatctgcctTCATCTATCTATCTGCCTTCATCTATCTGCCTTCCTCTGCCTTCATTTATCTGCCATCTGCAGATCTActatcatctatctgccatcatctggGATTGTCCATGACAATTTGTGACCCTGACGTGATTGCGGGGTTGTCTGTCTTGTGAACAGTTgctgtgtggaaggattgtcctttgaggTGTCTCTGTTGATGTGTAtggttaattttaacattttattccccgtctccagctccagAGGTCTACGGGTCTGTAAAGTTCTACCTGTAGTCAGGGCATAGCCTCTGTCTCTattgtattctgtctttctttccctgccaCCTTCACCTTACCCCTGAGTGTTGTGTTTATTGGAAGCAGATGTCTGAgtgtctgagcgtgtgattatctcccctttaaGTACTTTATTCTAttgctttaagaaaaatttttttagctGTTCCTCTAacctatattgaactttaaatcaTGATGATAAGTAGTGTTCACataataacatttaaagaatctgattgctctttgtttgctcgttaggattgtttgtgtttattgcatctctagagagacattgccattgtgggctttgttgtgtttactgagatttggATGTGAGATGTTTGTACACtgactgctttgattgatgattgagtatTGAGTATTGAGTATAGTTGTTTCCAGACTAGCCTTGAATGAACTAGGGCTTACACCTGTGTTTACATCTGTAGTTGACATAGataattttattccttcttttattttgcgaatcattgtgaaggcaagttttgatgctgtgattacatttctgTCCCGACTGcatttgtgagataattttaggtgattttattttattattttttgctatctttgtgtgcaacatggacCGCCACTAGTATgtgatgtgatctcatgtagGAAAGAAGGCGAAATGATAGAATTAGAAGGTAAAGCTGTGACTACATACATAATGCACAGTGTCGGTCGTTATGATAGAAATGTGGAaagtagagcaaagaaacaagcagacagcTTAGACATTGCAAAGAAAGGGGAAGCTGATAGAATTGTTACTTATTAATAAATGTTGTCAATTGTTGTAAGttgttgatagttgttgatGAGAGTTGCtgatggttgatgttgataattgttgttgataattgatgatgattgctgttgatggttgttgttgattgatggtggttgttggtggctattgaaagttgttgatggtcgttgttgatggttgttgattAATGGTGATGAGTGTTGAGtgttgttgattgatggtggtggttgtttgtggttattaaaagttgttgatggttgttgttgatggttgatgttgataattgttgttgataatcgatgatgatgattgttgtttattatgttaATTGATGTTGATGAGTGATGATTGCTTTTGATGGTtgtttgttgatggttgttCTTGGTGGTTATTAAGAGTTGTTGATGGTCGTTGTTGATGATTAAGAGTGATGAGTGTTGTTaattgatggtggtggttgtttatTGTTCATACTGGTTAATTCatagagcgaagagcgaagagcgaagagccaagagccaagagccaagagccaaagagccaaagagccaaagagccaaagagccaaagagccaaagagccaaagagccaaagagccaaagagccaaagagccaaagagccaaagagccaaagagccaaagagccaaagagccaaagcaaagagccaagagccaaagagccaaagagccaaagagccaaagaaagagccaaagaagagcaaaaaagagccaaag encodes the following:
- the LOC112555003 gene encoding arginine and glutamate-rich protein 1-like, with product MGRSRSRSRSSSRHRHKSKRKKIVRSKSRSISRDRNRRDRGSRIRSRSRDVKKGSRKRSFSSSSSSSDDDLILRAKRREEEEKKAEMERQRLLRQKELEEKMIEEEVARRVEELVAKRVEEELEKRKEEIEAEVLRRVEEAKHIMELQMLNELESQRQAELEAQKRKEEEERKKRQELEAIMEENNKKIEEAQRKLAEEQLKLVEEQRKILEEKQRLEEEEQRRLKRDQEVILNKKNARPKLSFSLNAK